One Frankia alni ACN14a DNA window includes the following coding sequences:
- a CDS encoding Bax inhibitor-1/YccA family protein, which produces MADLRSSNPVLRRGGFAPPPTPTPEELASHYRQPTTLTVDDVVVHTLGLFALLGVGGAVGWVVGRDAPGIALAAGLVALVISLVVSMRNRLRPSLVIAFALIEGVAVGAISRFYEDDFAGIVPQALLGTGLIFVVMLLAYRSRRLRATPRMARIVTGVLFGVILISLVDLVVRAVSGSHLPVINDATPLGILFSVLVLGVASLQFILDFDYIERAIAAGAPRSEAWRAGFGLLVGFVWVYLEMLRLLSKLRQ; this is translated from the coding sequence ATGGCCGACCTTCGTTCCTCGAACCCCGTGCTGCGCCGCGGCGGGTTCGCGCCGCCGCCGACGCCCACCCCGGAGGAGCTCGCCAGCCACTACCGGCAGCCGACCACCCTCACCGTCGACGACGTGGTCGTGCACACGCTGGGGCTGTTCGCCCTGCTGGGTGTCGGCGGTGCCGTCGGCTGGGTGGTCGGGCGGGACGCACCGGGCATCGCGCTGGCCGCCGGACTCGTCGCTCTGGTCATCAGCCTCGTCGTGTCGATGCGCAATCGGCTGCGCCCGTCGCTGGTCATCGCCTTCGCGCTGATCGAGGGCGTCGCGGTGGGGGCGATCTCGCGCTTCTACGAGGACGACTTCGCCGGCATCGTCCCGCAGGCGCTGCTCGGCACCGGTCTGATCTTCGTCGTCATGCTCCTCGCCTACCGCAGCCGCCGGCTGCGGGCCACACCGCGGATGGCCCGCATCGTCACCGGGGTGCTGTTCGGCGTCATCCTGATCAGCCTGGTCGACCTCGTCGTCAGGGCGGTCAGCGGGAGCCACCTGCCGGTGATCAATGACGCGACGCCGCTGGGCATTCTGTTCAGCGTGCTGGTGCTCGGCGTCGCGAGCCTCCAGTTCATCCTCGACTTCGACTACATCGAGCGGGCGATCGCCGCCGGCGCTCCGCGCTCCGAGGCCTGGCGAGCCGGCTTCGGCCTGCTGGTCGGCTTCGTCTGGGTCTATCTGGAGATGCTGCGGCTGCTGTCCAAGCTGCGCCAGTAG
- a CDS encoding NAD(P)/FAD-dependent oxidoreductase, which yields MGYGQAPHILIVGGGYVGMYTALRLQRKLDGDEATITVVEPNSYMTYQPFLPEAAAGNLEPRHVVVPLRKVLKGCRIISGHVVTVSHERRTASVQPLLGDPFDLKYDILVICPGSVARTLPIPGLAEQGIGFKSAAEAIYLRNQVISRLDAAASATDAAVRRRALTFLFIGGGYAGIEALAELEDMARDACSYYPDLAPADMRWVLVEATGRILPEVSPAMGLYTVKQLEHRGIQVKLNTRVESLLDGNAVLDDGERFEAGTVVWTAGVKPNPVLARTDLPLDDRGRLRATAFLQVDGVADAWTAGDCAAVPDLTKGEGATTGPSAQHAVRQARRLAENLLAELRHEPIRPYEHSYAGSVASLGLHKGVAEIYGVRLRGWPAWLMHRSYHLSRVPTLNRKARVVADWTLALFFRREIVSLGSFADPRAEFRRVAAPASAPAAGIHAAPGTPAAIDAADAADAADATTEKAAPAASTSPETPAAVPTPPGTPAPAIPAAEANSQAAQHRS from the coding sequence ATGGGCTATGGGCAGGCACCGCACATCCTCATCGTCGGCGGAGGATACGTCGGCATGTACACGGCCCTGCGGCTTCAGCGGAAGCTGGACGGGGACGAGGCGACCATCACCGTCGTCGAACCCAACTCATACATGACCTACCAGCCGTTTCTCCCGGAGGCGGCCGCCGGCAACCTCGAGCCACGTCACGTCGTCGTACCGCTACGCAAGGTGCTGAAGGGCTGCCGGATCATCAGCGGCCATGTTGTGACGGTGTCGCACGAGCGACGCACCGCATCCGTGCAGCCGCTTCTCGGAGACCCTTTCGACCTTAAGTACGACATCCTGGTGATCTGTCCTGGTTCGGTGGCGCGCACACTCCCGATACCGGGACTGGCCGAGCAGGGAATCGGATTCAAGAGTGCGGCCGAGGCCATCTATCTCCGAAACCAGGTCATCAGTCGCCTCGACGCGGCCGCGTCGGCCACCGATGCCGCCGTCCGGCGACGCGCGCTCACCTTTCTCTTCATCGGCGGCGGATATGCCGGAATCGAGGCCCTCGCCGAACTCGAGGACATGGCACGTGATGCGTGTTCTTATTACCCGGATCTGGCGCCTGCCGACATGCGCTGGGTGCTCGTCGAGGCGACCGGTCGTATTCTCCCCGAGGTTTCGCCCGCAATGGGGCTGTATACGGTCAAGCAGCTCGAACACCGCGGAATCCAGGTGAAGCTGAACACCAGGGTCGAAAGTCTGCTCGACGGCAATGCCGTTCTCGACGACGGTGAGCGGTTCGAGGCCGGCACCGTGGTGTGGACCGCCGGCGTCAAGCCGAACCCCGTGCTCGCCCGGACCGACCTGCCGCTCGACGACCGTGGCCGGCTGCGGGCCACCGCCTTCCTCCAGGTCGACGGGGTGGCGGACGCCTGGACCGCCGGCGACTGCGCGGCCGTGCCCGACCTGACCAAGGGCGAGGGGGCGACGACCGGGCCGTCCGCCCAGCACGCCGTCCGCCAGGCCCGCCGGCTGGCGGAGAACCTCCTCGCCGAGCTGCGGCACGAGCCCATCAGGCCCTACGAGCACAGCTACGCCGGCAGCGTGGCGTCCCTGGGGCTGCACAAGGGCGTGGCCGAGATCTACGGGGTCCGGCTGCGGGGCTGGCCCGCGTGGCTGATGCACCGGTCGTACCACCTCAGCCGGGTGCCCACGCTGAACCGCAAGGCCCGCGTGGTGGCCGACTGGACCCTGGCGCTGTTCTTCCGTCGCGAGATCGTCTCGCTGGGCTCGTTCGCCGACCCCCGGGCGGAGTTCCGCCGGGTGGCGGCCCCCGCGTCCGCACCGGCCGCGGGCATACACGCGGCCCCCGGCACCCCGGCCGCGATCGACGCCGCCGACGCCGCCGATGCTGCCGACGCCACCACCGAGAAGGCCGCGCCCGCCGCGTCCACCTCCCCCGAGACGCCCGCCGCCGTGCCCACCCCCCCTGGGACGCCCGCGCCCGCCATCCCGGCGGCAGAGGCGAACTCGCAGGCCGCGCAGCACCGGAGCTGA
- a CDS encoding uracil-DNA glycosylase, with translation MTAGPRRDPARPGAGWPGDLADPTTPVAASCAQVRELAAGAADTGELDARVSVCRACPRLVTWREEVAAVRRAAYADQPYWGRPVSSFGPADARILIVGLAPAAHGGNRTGRIFTGDRSGDWLFASLHRVGLAALATSQAAGDGQSLRATRIVAAVRCAPPANKPTTAERDACRPWLVRDLELVRPTLRVVVVLGGFAWAALWPALARAGYSVPAPRVRFGHGARAELPGTGVRVVGCYHPSQQNTFTGRVTEVMLDTIFASAAAQAEVIGRRD, from the coding sequence ATGACGGCCGGCCCGCGGCGCGATCCGGCGCGGCCGGGCGCCGGCTGGCCGGGTGACCTCGCCGACCCGACCACCCCGGTCGCGGCGAGCTGCGCGCAGGTGCGCGAGCTGGCGGCCGGCGCCGCCGACACGGGCGAACTCGACGCCCGGGTGTCGGTCTGCCGGGCCTGCCCGCGCCTGGTGACCTGGCGGGAGGAGGTCGCGGCGGTGCGGCGGGCCGCGTACGCCGACCAGCCGTACTGGGGGCGGCCGGTGTCGTCGTTCGGCCCGGCTGACGCCCGGATCCTGATCGTGGGCCTCGCCCCCGCCGCCCACGGCGGCAACCGCACCGGGCGCATCTTCACCGGCGACCGCAGCGGCGACTGGCTGTTCGCCTCGCTGCACCGGGTCGGGCTCGCCGCCCTGGCGACGTCGCAGGCCGCCGGGGACGGCCAGAGCCTGCGGGCCACCCGGATCGTCGCGGCCGTGCGCTGCGCGCCGCCGGCGAACAAGCCGACGACGGCGGAACGGGACGCCTGTCGCCCCTGGCTGGTCAGGGACCTGGAGCTCGTCCGACCGACGCTGCGGGTCGTCGTCGTTCTCGGCGGGTTCGCGTGGGCGGCGCTCTGGCCGGCCCTGGCGCGGGCCGGGTACTCCGTCCCGGCGCCCAGGGTGCGGTTCGGTCACGGGGCCCGGGCCGAACTTCCCGGGACGGGGGTCCGGGTCGTGGGTTGCTATCACCCGAGCCAGCAGAACACCTTCACCGGACGCGTCACCGAGGTGATGCTGGACACGATTTTTGCTTCCGCGGCGGCACAGGCGGAAGTGATCGGGCGGCGCGACTAA
- a CDS encoding Ppx/GppA phosphatase family protein, giving the protein MNRVAAIDCGTNSIRLLVADYDGSGLHELTRRMEIVRLGAGVDRTGELAPEALARTFAALRDYAAEIERLGATRVRMVATSATRDARNRDELVTGVRAILGVDPEVISGEEEAALSFGGAIGDLVGGSGQFAAPDRVGAPSQPGASDRSETRGQPGASGNPGSSDARGGLDRQPGRPGAAGTPTQLGTSGQLGTSGQLGKIGLSGTGGLSSVATPILLADIGGGSTELVLGDAHGVRAARSVNVGCVRLAERHLRDDPPTAAQAAAIVADVHAALDLAAATVPLTEAATLVGVAGTVTTVAALAAGLAEYDADRIHLSVTSAEQVAAVTELLLGMTHDERAALPVMHPGRVDVIASGALVLRTLVERTGAAAVVASERDILDGIALALATSPPALPPAPADPPLSAAPSLSAGPSLSAAPPPPAAPSLPTGAGPAAG; this is encoded by the coding sequence GTGAACCGCGTCGCCGCGATCGACTGCGGGACCAACTCGATCCGCCTGCTGGTGGCGGACTACGACGGGTCCGGGTTGCACGAGCTGACCCGCCGGATGGAGATCGTCCGGCTGGGTGCCGGGGTGGACCGCACCGGTGAGCTGGCGCCCGAGGCGCTGGCGCGGACCTTCGCCGCGCTGCGCGACTACGCCGCCGAGATCGAACGCCTCGGCGCCACCCGGGTGCGGATGGTGGCGACGAGCGCGACCCGCGACGCGCGTAACCGCGACGAGCTGGTCACCGGCGTCCGCGCGATCCTCGGCGTCGACCCCGAAGTGATCAGCGGGGAGGAGGAGGCGGCGCTGTCGTTCGGTGGCGCCATCGGCGACCTCGTCGGCGGATCCGGACAGTTCGCAGCGCCGGATCGGGTGGGGGCGCCGAGCCAGCCGGGAGCATCCGACCGGTCGGAAACACGCGGACAGCCCGGAGCATCCGGCAATCCCGGCTCCTCGGACGCGCGCGGAGGACTCGACCGCCAGCCCGGCAGGCCAGGCGCGGCGGGAACGCCCACCCAGCTGGGAACGTCCGGCCAGCTGGGAACGTCCGGCCAGCTCGGCAAGATCGGGCTGTCCGGCACGGGGGGCCTGTCATCGGTCGCCACGCCGATTCTGCTCGCCGACATCGGCGGGGGCTCGACGGAGCTGGTGCTCGGGGACGCGCACGGTGTGCGGGCGGCCCGCTCGGTCAACGTCGGCTGCGTCCGGCTGGCCGAGCGCCACCTGCGCGACGACCCGCCGACCGCGGCGCAGGCCGCGGCGATCGTCGCCGACGTGCACGCCGCGCTCGACCTCGCCGCGGCGACGGTGCCGCTGACCGAGGCCGCGACCCTGGTGGGCGTCGCCGGGACCGTCACCACGGTGGCCGCCCTCGCCGCCGGGCTGGCGGAGTACGATGCGGACCGCATCCACCTGTCGGTGACGAGCGCCGAGCAGGTGGCGGCCGTCACCGAGCTGCTGCTCGGCATGACGCACGACGAGCGGGCGGCCCTGCCGGTGATGCACCCCGGGCGGGTGGACGTCATCGCGTCCGGCGCGCTCGTCCTGCGCACGCTGGTCGAACGCACCGGCGCAGCGGCGGTCGTCGCCAGCGAACGGGACATCCTCGACGGGATCGCGCTGGCCCTGGCCACCTCCCCGCCGGCCCTGCCACCAGCGCCTGCCGATCCGCCTCTGTCCGCCGCGCCGTCTCTGTCCGCCGGGCCGTCTCTGTCTGCCGCGCCACCTCCGCCGGCGGCGCCGTCCCTGCCGACGGGGGCCGGTCCCGCCGCGGGATGA
- a CDS encoding DUF501 domain-containing protein produces MREKNVVSTAVTAEEVEIVGRQLSRAPRGVLAVAHRCSCGLPDVVETAPRLPDGSPFPTLYYLTCPRAAAAVSRLEGAGVMREMTERLAHDPDLAAAYAAAHRDYLARRDAHDVLPGAPSAGGMPERVKCLHVLVAHSLAAGPGVNPFGDEALAAVDDWGRRGPCVAVASGADGAGGAVASRAAGRAAAGSVGTTEEVPT; encoded by the coding sequence GTGCGGGAGAAGAACGTGGTGTCGACGGCGGTGACGGCCGAGGAGGTCGAGATCGTCGGGCGGCAGTTGTCCCGTGCGCCGCGCGGAGTCCTGGCCGTCGCCCACCGTTGTTCCTGCGGGCTGCCGGACGTGGTCGAGACCGCTCCCCGGTTGCCGGACGGGTCGCCCTTCCCCACGCTCTACTACCTCACCTGCCCGCGCGCCGCGGCGGCGGTGTCGCGGCTGGAGGGGGCTGGGGTCATGCGGGAGATGACGGAGCGCCTCGCCCACGACCCCGATCTCGCCGCCGCCTACGCCGCGGCGCACCGGGACTACCTCGCCCGTCGCGACGCCCACGACGTCCTGCCCGGCGCCCCGAGCGCCGGTGGCATGCCGGAGCGGGTCAAGTGCCTGCACGTCCTGGTCGCGCACAGTCTGGCGGCGGGCCCGGGAGTGAACCCCTTCGGGGACGAGGCGCTCGCCGCCGTCGACGACTGGGGCCGGCGGGGTCCGTGCGTGGCCGTGGCGAGCGGAGCTGACGGAGCTGGCGGGGCCGTCGCGAGCAGGGCAGCTGGCCGGGCCGCGGCGGGTTCCGTGGGGACGACGGAGGAGGTGCCGACGTGA